One window of the Salvelinus alpinus chromosome 13, SLU_Salpinus.1, whole genome shotgun sequence genome contains the following:
- the slc22a5 gene encoding organic cation/carnitine transporter 2, producing MGDYDDVTAFLGQKGPYFYRTFFLLNTIFISTGFFGLFIVFVGATPPHHCFIPDSGNLSEAWRKAIIPIEVVNGQEEESKCSRYRLDVVRNLSALGYIPGLDVNLTGVEQEGCVDGWSYSKDIYQSTIVTEWDLVCDNEWKTPFASSTLFVGFLIGSLLSGQFSDRFGRKKVIFGSLVAQLVSVLIQAFSPSWEVFCIMFTFVGASQISLYISAFVLGTEVLSKSMREVFTTLGAFLHYCIGYMALPWIAYAMREWRTLLIILSSVSVVYIPLWWFIPESPRWLYSQGRVEEAEAILRDAAKRNRVTAPEVIFKDTELDVESAPKNKYSMIDVLRTSNIRCVTLMCLFLWMAVNIGYYGLSLNTSNLSGDPYLNCFLSALTEVPAYVVSTVLLRNCQRRPLLSAFLLIGGVMLFLIQLIPENLQGVAIAVEMVGKFAFTMSFTVVYIYTAEIYPTVVRSAGVGICSSAARIGTIAAPYVIYLGSINKYLPYIIMGSMTVTSSAVNLFLPETFRKELPETVEHMQQCKGLCRKEPRNANILKKGDTPEILNEVKF from the exons ATGGGAGATTATGATGACGTTACTGCCTTCCTGGGTCAGAAAGGACCTTATTTCTATAGGACTTTCTTTCTTCTGAATACAATTTTCATCTCCACTGGATTCTTTGGGCTGTTCATTGTATTTGTTGGAGCAACTCCCCCACACCACTGCTTTATCCCGGACTCGGGCAACCTGAGCGAGGCATGGAGGAAGGCCATCATTCCCATAGAGGTGGTGAacggacaggaggaggagagcaaGTGCAGCAGATACAGGCTGGATGTGGTCAGAAACCTGTCTGCTCTGGGCTACATCCCTGGCCTGGACGTCAACCTCACTGGGGTGGAGCAGGAgggctgtgtggatggatggagctACAGCAAAGATATATACCAGTCCACCATAGTCACTGAG TGGGACCTCGTATGTGACAATGAGTGGAAAACTCCTTTTGCCTCATCGACTCTTTTTGTGGGTTTCCTGATTGGATCCCTGTTGTCTGGACAGTTTTCTGACAG GTTTGGGAGGAAGAAAGTTATTTTTGGCTCTCTTGTTGCCCAGTTGGTCTCTGTGCTCATTCAGGCCTTCTCTCCCTCGTGGGAGGTTTTCTGCATTATGTTCACGTTTGTTGGGGCCTCTCAGATATCCCTCTATATCAGTGCATTTGTACTGG GAACAGAGGTGTTGAGTAAGTCCATGCGTGAAGTTTTCACTACTCTGGGGGCTTTTCTGCACTACTGTATCGGCTACATGGCACTGCCCTGGATCGCTTACGCAATGAGGGAATGGAGAACACTTCTCATAATCCTGTCCAGTGTGTCCGTAGTGTATATCCCATTGTGGTG GTTCATCCCAGAGTCTCCACGATGGCTATACTCTCAGGGAAGAGTAGAGGAGGCTGAGGCCATACTGAGAGATGCTGCCAAGAGAAACAGAGTCACAGCACCAGAGGTCATCTTTAAAGACACTGAG TTGGACGTGGAATCGGCACCGAAAAACAAATATAGCATGATTGACGTTCTGAGAACCAGCAACATCAGATGTGTTACATTGATGTGTTTGTTTTTATG GATGGCAGTAAACATTGGATATTATGgactctctctaaacacatccaATCTGAGTGGAGATCCTTATCTAAATTGTTTCTTATCAGCTCTTACTGAAGTCCCAGCATATGTAGTATCTACAGTGCTCCTCAGGAACTGTCAGAGAAGACCCTTACTGTCCGCTTTCCTCTTAATAGGAGGAGTAATGCTTTTCCTGATCCAACTCATCCCTGAGA ATCTGCAAGGTGTTGCTATAGCTGTGGAGATGGTTGGGAAGTTTGCCTTCACAATGTCGTTCACCGTGGTCTACATCTACACCGCAGAGATCTACCCTACTGTTGTCAGGAGTGCTGGCGTCGGGATCTGTTCTTCAGCTGCTCGGATCGGGACTATTGCAGCCCCATACGTCATCTACCTAG GGAGCATTAACAAGTACCTCCCCTACATTATAATGGGAAGTATGACTGTCACCTCGTCCGCTGTGAACCTCTTCCTGCCAGAGACATTCCGCAAAGAGCTACCAGAGACAGTAGAGCATATGCAGCAATGCAAAGG tttgtgcagaaaagAGCCAAGGAATGCCAATATCCTGAAGAAAGGAGATACCCCAGAAATATTAAATGAGGTCAAATTCTGA